Genomic segment of Candidatus Zixiibacteriota bacterium:
TAGGGCGTTAATATACACAAATTCCCGCCGCCGCCAAATGGTTTTTGCGCCGTTGAATATGATGCACCCTTAAAAAAAGAAGCCCCGCATATGGGGGCCTCTATAGCATCGAAAAGAAAATCCGTGGCGGTTATTTCTTGCCGCTCTTTTTGGGTTTCTTCTTTTCTTTCTTGGTCGGGGTTTTCCCTGCCATTGTTTTACCTCCCGTAAAACGGTGTCGGCTTTTTGTGACCCACCCTCAGGCGGATCGGGGTCGAAGAGTCTTTCGCAGAATCTTCGGTTGTCGACTCAAAATCTTTCTTATAAAAGATTTTCGTCAATTTTATCGACTTCTTAAATTATTTGGCAAGTATTTTTTTTGATAACCCGAATATTTGCGGCAGGTCAACCGGTCTTCATTCGCCAAAGTAGATGAAACGGTCAAGGAGTTTCACATATTCCGACCAGCCGGTGTCGCTCTTTTCGCGGATACGCTCAATCGCGCCCATCTTGGAATCGATTTCGTCGGCGTAAAACAGGATGAAGGCTTCCGGAATCTGCGGCACCACCGGTGAGGCATATTCAAGCAACCCCTGATGTGAAAGAATCATATGGCGCAGGCGCATCAGCAGGTTGGGCGGAAAGGACTCTATCTGCTCGGCGCGCCGCGCCACTATATGGTCCGCCCAGCAGATATGTCCTATCAATCGCCCTTCATCGGAATAGTCAATAAATGACGTAATCTTGTACTGCGATATTTTCCCCATATCGTGAAACAACCCGCCGCAGATGAGCAGGTCTTTATCAAGGCGGGGATAGCGCAGGGAGATATCGAGGCAGAGTTCGGCGACATTGACAGAATGCTCGGCAAGACCGCCGATATGGGCATGATGCCAGAGTTTGCCGGCTGCGGCGGTCAGATAGGCTTTAAAAAACGGCTCATCATTCCAAAAACTGTCGAGCAACTTGCGCAGATGCCCCTTCTCCACCCTTTCGCTGAGAGCGAGAACTTTCCCCCGCAGTTCCTCTTCGGAAAATCGGGAGCGGGGGAGTATCTGCGCCAAATCATATTCCTCGCTCTTTGCCAACCGGATTTTGACCACTTTCAGCTGCGGTTTACCCCGATAGTCGCCGACGACCCCTTTGATTTTGACCACTTCCCCCTCTTTCAGCTCTTCCAGCGCCGGAAGTTCCGGTTCCCACCAGACACCCGCGATTCGTCCCGAGGCATCGCCAAACTCAAAGGTCATAAAGTTATTCCCGGAATATTCCTTCAACTCCGCCTTACGGATGCTGAGATAGGCGGTGACGGTATCATTGAGAACAAAATCTTTTATCATAAATAGGCTCGGGGCATATCCCAGACTGTAAAATAAAGAGAATCGTTGGGAAGGGAAAGCGATTTTTCTTTTACCCCGACGGTTGAAAATTTATATTGTGCAGTATGATTAAAATCCTGAATCGGTATATCCTGATCGAGCATATCCCGCCCTTCTTCTTTTCGGTCTTCATTATTACGTTTGTTCTGGTGCTGGAAACCATTCCCAAGATTGTGGAAATGGTCATTGATAAGAATATATCGGCCGGGGTGGTGTTTGAGTTGATTTTTCTCAACCTTGCCTGGATGATTGCCCTTTCGGTGCCAATGGCAGTGCTGGTGGCGACGCTTCTGGCTTTCGGGCGGCTCACTTCCGATTCAGAAATCATCGCTATTAAGACCTCCGGCATAAATTTAATACGGGTTCTCACGCCGCTCATGATTGCGGCGGCGCTTCTGACCGCCGCCATGATTGAATTTAACGACAAAGTCCTGCCTGACTGGAATCACCGGGCACGGGTGCTGACCGGCGACATCCGCTCCATGCGCCCCACCCTGACCTTCAGACCGGGCGTCTTCATCACCGATGTCTCCGGGTACATTATTCTCATTAACAAGATAAACCACACCACTTCCGAAGTCGAAGGGGTGCGCATCACCGACTCCAAAGACCCCCGGCAGCCGCGCCTTATTGTGGCTGAATCGGGATTAATGAAATTCATCGACAACGGGCAGACTGTGCAATTCACGCTTTACAACGGCGAACTGCATATGCTGGATGCCCGCGAACCCTCCAATTACCGCAAGGTCGATTTCAAAGAGCAGGTGATTAATGTCGGCGGGGTAGGCTCAGAACTGCGCCGGTCGGAATCGACCTTCCGCACCGACCGGGAGATGAATATTGCTCAGATGAAGGAAGTGGTAGTGAGGGCTGACAGCGCCATTATGCCCTTTCGTCAGCGAACCGAGAAAAGCATTGAGAATAAGTTGAGTTTCCTGTTCTCCGATTCTTTAAAGTATCCATACGATTCAACTCTTACCGATTCGGCGGCATTAACCCTCCTTAAAGTCGATATGCAAAGTCTTTACCTGAAACTGAAGCGGGAAGGGGAGCAGATTAACGAGCAAAAGAAGACGGTGCACAAATACCAGATTGAGATTTATAAAAAATACTCCATACCGGCGGCGTCATTTGCCTTTATCTTGATAGGCGCGCCCCTGGGAATTCTGTCGCGCAGAGGGGGGATGGGAGTCGCCGTGACCATTTCGCTTCTGCTTTTCACCGTCTATTGGGCATTTTTGATCGGGGGGGAAGACCTCTCTGACCGGGGCTATATTTCACCGTTCTGGGCGATGTGGTCAGCCAATATCCTGGTGGGGGGAATTGGTCTCTATCTTCTGATAAAAGTCATTACCGAGCGTCCCTTATTCGCTTTTTTCCGGAGATGAAATGCTCAAAGTCGTTGACCGCTATCTCCTCCGTCATTTTATTGCCGCCCTGCTGTTAGTTGCTTTTGCTTTCGGCATTCTGATTGTCATTATCAATATGATTGAGGAACTGCGCGATTTTATCGACAACCGGGTGCCGCTGCTGGAAGTTGTCACCTATTACGCCTACTTTGCCGGTTGGATTCTCAAGTCGTTCCTTCCTGTTTTTGTACTGCTGGCGGCGCTGATTTCCATCGGAATTCTGGCTCGCCGCAACGAGATTCTGGCAATGAAGACCAGCGGCTTGTCGCTCTATCGCATTGCGGCGCCGCTTCTCATATTCTCTTTTCTTCTGAGTCTTGGGCATATCTATTATAACGAGTTTATCTTCCCCGAGCCGAATAAGAGACGGGTGGAGATGAAAGAATACACCATCAAAAAACGCCCCCGCGATTCGCGCGAAACCTCCCGCAACATTTATCGTCAAGTCAGCAAGGACCTTTTTTTCATCATTAATACTTATAATGTCGCCGCCCGTGAAGGTGCTGAAATCAAACTGTACCGCTCGGTTGAAAACCGGCTGACGGAATTTATCACCGCCAAAAAAATCCGATATACTGAGAATAACTGGATGCTTTATGACGGCGTCCGAAGAGTCTTTGGCGACAGTTCGGAAGCGTATTTTACCTTCGATTCGCTCTCGGCCGCCTACATTCAGGATAAACCGTCCGATTTCGAGGTGCCGCTGGGAAAACCGGAAGATATGGGGTACCGGGAACTGGAGCGGTATATAGGATTAATGAAACGGACCGGCGGACCGTATCGGCGCGAACTGGTCGACCTTAAAATCAAGCTGGCCTTTCCTTTTTCATCGTTTATAGTCATCTTAATATGTGTCCCGATTGCCTCTAATCCGAAACGGGGGGGAATCGCCGTCTCTTTTGCCCTGGGCGCCGGTATTGCCCTTCTTTACTTTGTTGCCTTCAAGTTGACACAATCTTTCGGCTACAACGAGAAACTCTCCCCCGATGTCGCGGCATGGAGCATCAATGCCGCTTTCTTCCTCGTCGGGCTGGTAATACTGTTTACATCGAAAAAATAGGCACTGTTCATCCCGGCGGTTCAAAAATAAAGGCGGCATTGCGCCGCCTTCTTTGATTAAAGCAATTTTCTGATTTCTAACTTAGCGGTCCGATAGCCGCCTCCACTTCGCGCAAAATCTCACCTGACTTCACCAGCTCTTTCATTCTGGTATGGTCGGGATAGAGGGGACGGTCAATATCCAGGAAGTCGACATGGCGCCGAATCACTTCCTTCGCCTTAGTCGTGCCTTTGCCGAAATTGTAATCCCGAAGGTCCAGCGCCTGGGCCGCCGCCATCATCTCAATCCCCAGAACCCCATAACCATTATCCAGAATCTGAAAGTTTTTTATAGCGGTATTCATTCCCATCGAAACAAAATCTTCCTGGTCGGCGGCCGCTGGAATTGATTGAATTGAAGCCGGCATTGAGAGAATCCTCTGCTCAACTATTAACGAATCGGCCGTATATTGGCTCAGCATCAAGCCGGAAAACATACCGGCTCCCTTTGTCAAAAACGGCGGCAGACCGACACTGAGCGCCGGATTATTTAAGCGATTCATCCGTCTTTCGGAGAGAACGGAAACCATAGTGATAGCCGCTCCCGCCATATCCATCGGCAGAGAAACCGGCGTTCCCTGGAAATTGGCGCCGGAGAGCTGCAGGTTTTCATCGGCGAAGAATATCGGATTATCGCCCACCCCGTTGAGCTCAATTTCCACCTGGGAGCGGGCATACGCCAGGGCATCGTGTGCCGCCCCGATAACCTGGGGAGTGGAGCGCATCGAATAGGCGTCCTGTACTTTGCTCTTAATTTTTCCTTCCGCCAGGTCGCCCCCTTCGATACATTTACGAATCGCCCGAGCGGTGCGCATTGCCCCGGAAAAGCCGCGCACTTCATGAATTTTCGGATGGTATGGCTTCATGTTCGCCTTCAGCGCCTCCAGCGACATAGCGGTGGCAATCTCCGCCTGTTTGAGCCAGTTATTGGCATCGACCAGAAAGATAGCGCTCATCGCCGTCAGCATATTAGAGCCGTTTATAAAGCCCAGCCCGTCGCGCGCTTTAAGCCCCGGAACCGGTATTCCGGCTCTTTACCTCGCTGCTTTGCCGTCCAGAAGCTCCCCTCTATAGTACGCTTTCCCTTCGCCCATCATCAGCAGCGCCATCTGTGCCATCGGAGCCAGGTCGCCACAGGCTCCCACCGAGCCTTTCTGGCAGACATAAGGAGTCACCCCCCGGTTTAGCATCTCCACCATGGTCAGGGTGATTTCGGGACGGATACCGGAATGCCCCTTGGCGTGTACGTTTATTCTCGATGCCAGCGCCCCCCGGACATATTCTATCGGCGCCGGGTCGCCGATTCCGGCAGCATGGTTATATATCAGATATTTCTGAAAATCCTGGACCTGGTCATCAGTCAGAACTACCTCGGAGAACTCCCCGATACCGGTATTTATGCCATACATTATCTCGCGGGCTTCTATTTTCTTCTCGAGCATAGCCCGGCACCGCTTTATCCGCTCCTGCGCTTCCGGAGCCAGCCGGACTTCTTCATTATTTCGGGCAATTGAGGTCAGTTTTTCAACGGTCAGTCCGCTGCCATTTAATACAACAGTCATATTTTCCTCTCACCAAATCTGGTCAATTATGGATTCTTCACTTCAGGATTAGACCGAAATCTCATTCATCCTGAAGCCCAGAGGAATCTTTGGGACGGTATCGGGACAGGACAACCGGCGCCATTCCAATCAAAAGTCGCGCCGGAGACGACCTGACATGATGGAATTTCTTCATACGCAGATGAATATATAATTGCCCTTCTCCAAGTCAATAGGTTTGGTCTCAGACAACAGGGCAAAACAGCCGATAAGATAAAAAACAGTTGCGCAATAGGTTGAAATCTATGAAGTTTGGTTTCATTGCAGGTCACAAAAAGCTAAGCAATATGAAAGGAGTAAAAGTGAAAAAGATTCTCTTAGTCCTCCTGTTGGCAGTACTGGTGGCGGGATGCGGCTCCTCTAAAAAGGTCTATCGCATCGAGCCGGGGACAGTTACCGACCTGAGCGGGAAATGGAATGATACTGATGCCCGTCTGGTTGCCGAGGAGATGATTCGCGATTGTGTGTCGCGCCCCTGGCTGACCGAATTTGCGGCGGCAAAAGGAACCAAGCCGGTGGTGACCGTCGGCACCATTCGCAACAACAGCAGCGAGCATATCGATACGGAAGTCTTCACCACTGATTTTGAGAGAGAGTTAATCAACAGCGGTCAGGTTCGGTTTGTCGCCAGCCGCGACCAGAAACAGGAAATTCGCGAGGAACGTTTTGACCAGCAGGAATTTGCCTCTCCGGAGACAATGAAACAGATTCGCGCCGAGACCGGCGCCGATTTCATTCTTCTCGGCGGTATTAAGAGCATCGTCGATGAAGTCGAGGGCGTTCGGGTTGTCTTCTACCAGACCGACCTGGAGATGGTCAATATCGAGACCATGGAAAAAGTCTGGATTGGCACTAAGAAAATCAAGAAAGAGATTTCACGCAGCAAAACCAAGTGGTAATCCCAGCCTTTAAAAAGCGCGTTGCCGCGGGAGCAGGAGCGGTTTTCCTGCTCCTGGCTGTCTTGTGCTTTTACGGTTGCGGCTCCATGGCAACCCGCAAGGGGTTCTATGACCCGATTGCACTGGAGTTGCAAAACGGCAACTACGCCGCCGCCGTGCAACAGCTGGAAAAGGCTAAGGCGGAGGGGAAATATGACGGCAAAGACCGCTTTCTTTACTATGCCGATGCCGGTTTTGGGTATCATTATTCTTCAGAATACGACTCCAGCATCAGCCGATTGACTGACGCTGAAAATGCCGCGGAAGAGCTTTTCACGAGAAGCATTTCCCGGGCAGCTCTTTCCATGATTCTGAACGATAATGCCCTGGAATACGCCGGCGAAGATTATGAAGTCCTCTATACCAATCTTTTCAAAGCGCTGAACTTCATTGCCAAGAACGATGGCGAGGGAGCCTTCGTTGAAATCCGACGGGCTAATGAGAAGCTGAATCTGCTGGAAATCAAATACAACGAGGCGGCTCGTCAATTCAACGATGGCCTCAATACCGACACGGCTAAAATCAGGCTGGAGTATCAGGCAAAGAAGATTCGCTTCAACAATTCCGCCTTTGCCCGATACCTGAGCATGCATATGTATGCCGCCGCCGGCAAGATGGATGACGCCCGTATCGATTACGATTTCCTCCAGAACGCCTTTCTGGAGCAACCCCATATCTACAACCACGCGCCCCCTCCCGTGCAGTATCACTCAAAGCAAGGATTATTGAGCATCGTCGGGTTGACCGGGCTGTCGCCTGTTAAAGAAGAATTGGCGCTGCGACTTCGAACCGACAAGGACCTCGACCTGATTCAGGTTTTCTACACCGACCCGGAGCGGCAGGAAACCGAGTATGGCCATATCCCGGCGCCGATAGGTGAAGATTACTATTTTAAGTTCTCCATTCCGGAGATTGTCTCGAGACCCTCTTCTATAGAGAGAATCGAGGTCTTGGCTAATGACCGTGTATTAGGCGAACTGCACCTGCTGGAAGATGTAGGGCGGGTGGCGCAAGAGACCTTTGAAGCCAAAAAGTCGCTGATTTATCTTCGCACCATCGCTCGCGCCGTCACCAAAGGATTGGCAACGCACAAAATGAAGAAAAAGGCTGACACCGGCGGTCTGGGGGGATGGCTCAAGAAGGCGGCTATTGATGTCGCCTCTGATATTACTGAGAATGCCGATTTGCGTTGCTGCCGGATGCTTCCGGGAAAAATATATGCGGCCGATTTTGAACTTCCCCCCGGAATCTATGACCTGAATATCCGCTTCTATGGTTTCGGCGGCGTTTTGCTGGAAGAGAGACTTATCCCCCAATATGAAGTCCTGAAAAACGGTCTCAACCTCGTGGAAGCCTTCTGCCTTCGTTGAGAGCGCCGTCGTAATAGCGCTTCGGTAAAGCGTCTCTACTTCTCTAATTCCGCCTTCAGAAAGTCAATCACCTTCACCGGTGTCGGGTCAACATTGTTCAAGACGGCCAGATAGAAAGACATAAAATCCCCCAGCTGAATCAGCGAGAAAAGCCTTCCCAGCGTGAAATCGCCGTGTGAAAATATATCGACTACCTCAACCTCGGTTTTTTCGATTATCAGACGGACAATTTCCATCCGGCGCTTTATCCGGTCATGGTCGTCATTGTCTCGAAGATAGACAACTATCAGTTTTTCCCGGTACGGCTCAATGACATTCCATCCGACCAGTTCATTGTGGTTAAACTCCGCGAACTGGTTATTAAAAGCGAGACATTTGGCGTTTTCGCAGATTTGCCCTTTCCAGCGGGTGCCGACAGCATCGGTCAACTCCGGTCCCGAATAGATGACAGGGATGCGATTATGCAGTTTCAATGCCAGCGCCTTGGCCGGGTTCTTGTCGATATCTACTTCGGCGGCGTAACGGTCGCGATACGCCTTCAGCCCCATCGCCAGTTCCTCGATGTCGCTGTCAACTTTACCCGTAAGGCCCAATTTCGCCAGAAGAAAAAGCAGCGGCACAAATGAGTAGCCCAGCGCCGAGCGGGGCGGGTATCCTTTCGGCAGTTCCACCAGCGGGTACTTTTTCTTGCGGGCTATCTCCGCCACTTTTCCCCCGGAGGTGATACAGGCGATTTTGGCTTTCTTTTTCATCGCTTCACTCATCGCCGATAGAGTCTCTTCGGTATTTCCGGAGTACGACGAAATCACCACCAGCGACTTATTGCTGACGAAAGCAGGGAGACGATAATGCCGGCAGATATAAAAGGGAATCTTGAATGACCCCTGTACGTAAGAGCGGACCAGGTCACCCCCAATAGCGGAGCCGCCCATTCCCGCGACAATCAGATTCCTGATACCTGCGAATTTCTTCTTATCAATCTTTATTGCCTTCCCGATTTGCATCGCCTGCTCAATCTGCTCCGGGAAGCGATAAATTTTATCATACATCCCCTGGGGGTCAAGTTCCTTCATTTTTCGGACATCATTAAGCGCTTCCATGGCACTCCCTGCTCATTATTGTAAGGACATATTATAATCGAGAAGTCGTCCTTCGACTTCCTTCAGATTTTTCAGTTTGAGGACTTCATCCGCCAGCCGGACGGCGTCATCGCAGCGCATCTTGGAAACTATCTGGCAGGCGTTGAATAGGCGGGAAGGATTCATCGACAATTGATTAATCCCCATCCCGATTAAAAGCGGGATATTGAGCGGGTCGCCCGACATTTCGCCGCAGACGGCAATTGGAATATTATGATTCCGGGCGGCGTCGATAGACATCTTAATGAGCCGCAGAACCGCCGGATGGAGGGGATTGAATATCTTGACCAGGCGCTCATTGTCGCGGTCGGCGGCAAGAGTGTACTGGGTCAGGTCATTGGAGCCGATTGAAAAGAAAGATACTCTCTCGGCAAGAGCTTCGGCCGCCACCGCCGCCGATGGCACCTCAATCATCACTCCCACCTGGATTTCCTGGTCAAACGGTATTTTCTCCTTGCGCAGCTCCACCATGGAGCGCCGCAGAAGACTCATCGCTTTGCGCAGTTCGGCGATGTCGGCTATCATCGGCAGAAGAATCCTGATATTGCCCCGTTTCGATGCCCTCAATATAGCCCGCAACTGGTCGCGGAAAATCTTTGGCATATCCAGCGCCGCTCTAATCCCGCGCCAGCCCAGAGCCGGATTGCTCTCTTTTAACTGACGGTCATCAGAAAAATACTTATCGGAGCCAAGATCGAACGTCCGAATCACTACCGCCTTAGGATGATACCGCGCCGCGACCCGGTCATAAACTTCAAACTGCTGGTCTTCGGAGGGAAATTTGCCGTTCTGAAGGTAGAGAAATTCGGTGCGATATAAGCCGACTCCGATTTTTTTCGACGCCAGAATGTCATCAATTGGACCGGGAAGGTCGATATTGGCAGCAAGCTCTATCTCTTTATTGTCGGCGGTGCGAGGCGGAAACTGGGGAAGTTTCTGCAGCCGCTCGATATGCCGTCCGGTCAGCTTCGCTTTCCGGCGGCGCAACTCGCTCCATTCCTCCGCCGGCAGATTGACCCGGACTATCCCCTCATCCCCGTCAACCACCACCCGGTCTCCTGATTTTATCTTTAGATGCGCCTGCTCAACGCCCACCACTGTCGGTATCAGAAGCGAGCGGGCAATCAAAGCCATATGCGTTACGGCGCTGCCGCCTGTGGTTACTATCGCCGCCGCTTTCCTTTCATAGAGCGAGAGCACCTCGCCCGGCGTGAATTCTTTGGCGACAAATACGCAGTCGGGCGGAAAGACCGCCTCCTGATGTTCCCCCAGTCCGGCAAGATGATTGATTATCCGCTGCGACACCGCTTCGATATCATAAACCATCTGACGCATATACGGGTCAGGCGAAACCCGAAGAGGAGAGACAGTTTCTTCAATCAGGCGGCTGTAAACATACTCGGCGTTTTTCCGGTCGGACTTGATTTCTTCTTTCACTCGCTTCAGGAATTCCCGGTCGGAGGCAATCATCATCTGCGAATCAAAAATTTTGGCGACCGGCCCGCCTATTTTCTGCCCGGCTGACTTACGCCATTTCTCCAATTCCACCAGGGTCTCATCGACAGCGTTATCCAGTTTCTCGATTTCATCATCTACTTGCGATTCCGGTATCAGATGTTCCTCGATTGACTGCACCCATTTAAATATAATGCGGGCTTCTCCGAAAGCGAAGCCCCCGGAGGCCGGAATTCCTTTTAGCAATAAGCTCTTTTTCTGAATCGTCATTGGATTAATTCTCAGTGTTCTCTTCAAAAATAGCGGTACCTGAAATCAAAAGCAACTCAATTATAAATCCTTGAGGTCGCCAAATCCGGAGTTGACCAGATTGACCAGGTCTTCCAGCGCGCTCTGCTCATCTTCCCCCTCGGTATAGATAATCAATTCGCTGCCCTGCTCGGCGGCCAACATCATCACCCCCATAATCGATTTGCCGTTCACCTTCAACCCCTGTTTTTCGACAAAAACATCCGATTTATATTTGGAGGCATGGCTGACAAACATAGCCGAGGGGCGCGCATGCATCCCCAGGCGATTGACAATTCTTACCGACTGCTGCACCATAATTTCAGTTCAATATATATCTTTTCCCCGCCAATTCCCTAATTAAACCTTTCAGCTCCAGCGCCAGAAGAATCGGCATCAGTTCCGTAACGGGAGTGTTCATCTGGCGCGAGAGCGCGTCCAGATGCACCGGTCCCGAGGCAAATAACTGAATCACCTTTTCTTCCGTTGCCGTCAATTCCGCGGCAAGTTTTGCCTGTTGCGCTTTAACCTCCCCTTTAAGTCGCGGCAGTTCGGCGAAAATATCTTCCACCGAGGTCAGGAGTTTGGCGCCTTCTTTAATCAATCGGTTAGTCCCTTTGCTTGTTTCCAGTCGCGGTGAACCGGGAACGGCGAAAACTTCGCGGTTCTGCGACAGGGCATGCCCGGCAGTCGAAAGCGCCCCGGAGCGCTCCGCCGCTTCTATTATGACCACCCCTTGAGATAGCCCCGATATTATCCGGTTCCGCTTGGGGAAATTAGGTCCAAAAGGAACCGTGCCGGGCAGATATTCCGAGAAAATAGCTCCCTT
This window contains:
- a CDS encoding bifunctional phosphoglucose/phosphomannose isomerase, which codes for MEALNDVRKMKELDPQGMYDKIYRFPEQIEQAMQIGKAIKIDKKKFAGIRNLIVAGMGGSAIGGDLVRSYVQGSFKIPFYICRHYRLPAFVSNKSLVVISSYSGNTEETLSAMSEAMKKKAKIACITSGGKVAEIARKKKYPLVELPKGYPPRSALGYSFVPLLFLLAKLGLTGKVDSDIEELAMGLKAYRDRYAAEVDIDKNPAKALALKLHNRIPVIYSGPELTDAVGTRWKGQICENAKCLAFNNQFAEFNHNELVGWNVIEPYREKLIVVYLRDNDDHDRIKRRMEIVRLIIEKTEVEVVDIFSHGDFTLGRLFSLIQLGDFMSFYLAVLNNVDPTPVKVIDFLKAELEK
- a CDS encoding LptF/LptG family permease, with protein sequence MLKVVDRYLLRHFIAALLLVAFAFGILIVIINMIEELRDFIDNRVPLLEVVTYYAYFAGWILKSFLPVFVLLAALISIGILARRNEILAMKTSGLSLYRIAAPLLIFSFLLSLGHIYYNEFIFPEPNKRRVEMKEYTIKKRPRDSRETSRNIYRQVSKDLFFIINTYNVAAREGAEIKLYRSVENRLTEFITAKKIRYTENNWMLYDGVRRVFGDSSEAYFTFDSLSAAYIQDKPSDFEVPLGKPEDMGYRELERYIGLMKRTGGPYRRELVDLKIKLAFPFSSFIVILICVPIASNPKRGGIAVSFALGAGIALLYFVAFKLTQSFGYNEKLSPDVAAWSINAAFFLVGLVILFTSKK
- a CDS encoding HD domain-containing protein — translated: MIKDFVLNDTVTAYLSIRKAELKEYSGNNFMTFEFGDASGRIAGVWWEPELPALEELKEGEVVKIKGVVGDYRGKPQLKVVKIRLAKSEEYDLAQILPRSRFSEEELRGKVLALSERVEKGHLRKLLDSFWNDEPFFKAYLTAAAGKLWHHAHIGGLAEHSVNVAELCLDISLRYPRLDKDLLICGGLFHDMGKISQYKITSFIDYSDEGRLIGHICWADHIVARRAEQIESFPPNLLMRLRHMILSHQGLLEYASPVVPQIPEAFILFYADEIDSKMGAIERIREKSDTGWSEYVKLLDRFIYFGE
- the ptsP gene encoding phosphoenolpyruvate--protein phosphotransferase, translating into MTIQKKSLLLKGIPASGGFAFGEARIIFKWVQSIEEHLIPESQVDDEIEKLDNAVDETLVELEKWRKSAGQKIGGPVAKIFDSQMMIASDREFLKRVKEEIKSDRKNAEYVYSRLIEETVSPLRVSPDPYMRQMVYDIEAVSQRIINHLAGLGEHQEAVFPPDCVFVAKEFTPGEVLSLYERKAAAIVTTGGSAVTHMALIARSLLIPTVVGVEQAHLKIKSGDRVVVDGDEGIVRVNLPAEEWSELRRRKAKLTGRHIERLQKLPQFPPRTADNKEIELAANIDLPGPIDDILASKKIGVGLYRTEFLYLQNGKFPSEDQQFEVYDRVAARYHPKAVVIRTFDLGSDKYFSDDRQLKESNPALGWRGIRAALDMPKIFRDQLRAILRASKRGNIRILLPMIADIAELRKAMSLLRRSMVELRKEKIPFDQEIQVGVMIEVPSAAVAAEALAERVSFFSIGSNDLTQYTLAADRDNERLVKIFNPLHPAVLRLIKMSIDAARNHNIPIAVCGEMSGDPLNIPLLIGMGINQLSMNPSRLFNACQIVSKMRCDDAVRLADEVLKLKNLKEVEGRLLDYNMSLQ
- a CDS encoding penicillin-binding protein activator LpoB, encoding MKKILLVLLLAVLVAGCGSSKKVYRIEPGTVTDLSGKWNDTDARLVAEEMIRDCVSRPWLTEFAAAKGTKPVVTVGTIRNNSSEHIDTEVFTTDFERELINSGQVRFVASRDQKQEIREERFDQQEFASPETMKQIRAETGADFILLGGIKSIVDEVEGVRVVFYQTDLEMVNIETMEKVWIGTKKIKKEISRSKTKW
- a CDS encoding HPr family phosphocarrier protein codes for the protein MVQQSVRIVNRLGMHARPSAMFVSHASKYKSDVFVEKQGLKVNGKSIMGVMMLAAEQGSELIIYTEGEDEQSALEDLVNLVNSGFGDLKDL
- a CDS encoding LptF/LptG family permease, translating into MIKILNRYILIEHIPPFFFSVFIITFVLVLETIPKIVEMVIDKNISAGVVFELIFLNLAWMIALSVPMAVLVATLLAFGRLTSDSEIIAIKTSGINLIRVLTPLMIAAALLTAAMIEFNDKVLPDWNHRARVLTGDIRSMRPTLTFRPGVFITDVSGYIILINKINHTTSEVEGVRITDSKDPRQPRLIVAESGLMKFIDNGQTVQFTLYNGELHMLDAREPSNYRKVDFKEQVINVGGVGSELRRSESTFRTDREMNIAQMKEVVVRADSAIMPFRQRTEKSIENKLSFLFSDSLKYPYDSTLTDSAALTLLKVDMQSLYLKLKREGEQINEQKKTVHKYQIEIYKKYSIPAASFAFILIGAPLGILSRRGGMGVAVTISLLLFTVYWAFLIGGEDLSDRGYISPFWAMWSANILVGGIGLYLLIKVITERPLFAFFRR